The following proteins come from a genomic window of Aspergillus oryzae RIB40 DNA, chromosome 4:
- a CDS encoding uncharacterized protein (predicted protein): MKLSTLTGVSLMSVSAGWLWFLQRLLEDQGKRKSACDFDGSASIQSPKDLSGTCKSLVSQAGSAGTGKVTSHPTGGGSAASTSTSEGASSGIVSPVAVRVSGWFGVAYFVAAAVAGFLMVSL; the protein is encoded by the exons ATGAAGCTTTCCACGCTGACAGGTGTCTCCCTGATGTCGGTGTCCGCTGGGTGGCTATGGTTCCTACAGCGTCTGCTCGA GGAccaggggaagagaaagtcTGCTTGTGATTTCGACGGCTCGGCCTCGATTCAGTCTCCCAAGGATCTATCTGGTACCTGCAAGTCTTTGGTTAGCCAGGCGGGATCGGCGGGGACAGGCAAGGTCACTTCTCATCCTactggtggtggtagcgCGGCTAGTACCTCTACTTCTGAGGGCGCGTCTTCTGGTATTGTGAGCCCTGTTGCTGTGAGAGTGAgtggttggtttggggtGGCGTACTTTGTTGCGGCGGCTGTGGCGGGTTTCTTGATGGTTTCTCTGTAA